The following proteins are co-located in the Cetobacterium sp. NK01 genome:
- a CDS encoding AEC family transporter, producing MNTTNTIISVLSDKNIIGVMSSSISIMILGFYLGKTNKLSSSFSVPLGEIILSISIPALSFNAFMKDFDKSTFINGMNILIWSFLIHLFLMGIGNIFYKNLDLDKQLTLKIMSIFGGVTVFGIPIAQALYSDLGVIYSSIFSIPYRVLLYSYGFIKMSSIKMDKKNIKSMFLNPVILATFTGLFIWIFQEYLPQVNISGQNYAFLRIDKTAFWIYKPLAFLAGLCSPLAWLAAGLKLSELSIKDSLKNSIAWQFSFIKTIFIPLLTLAIIFGVNHFGILQLSTISLGVITIMMATPTASVVIAYSLKYNKEPLITSSCSFLSTVFSLVTIPILIAFLQSFN from the coding sequence ATGAATACAACTAATACTATTATTTCTGTATTATCTGATAAAAACATTATTGGTGTTATGTCATCTTCAATATCTATTATGATTTTAGGTTTTTATTTAGGTAAAACTAACAAACTAAGCAGTTCTTTTTCTGTGCCTCTAGGAGAGATTATTCTATCTATATCTATTCCGGCTTTATCTTTCAACGCCTTTATGAAAGATTTCGATAAAAGCACCTTTATTAACGGTATGAATATTTTAATTTGGAGTTTTTTAATCCACTTATTTTTAATGGGAATTGGTAATATTTTTTACAAAAACTTAGATTTGGATAAACAGCTAACACTAAAAATAATGTCTATTTTTGGTGGAGTAACCGTCTTTGGTATTCCCATTGCACAAGCACTTTATAGTGATTTAGGAGTTATTTACTCATCTATTTTTTCTATTCCATATAGAGTTCTTCTTTATTCTTATGGTTTTATTAAAATGTCTAGTATTAAAATGGATAAAAAAAATATAAAATCTATGTTTTTAAATCCTGTTATTTTGGCTACATTTACTGGTCTTTTTATTTGGATATTTCAAGAGTATCTTCCTCAAGTAAACATAAGTGGCCAAAATTATGCTTTTTTAAGAATTGATAAAACTGCTTTTTGGATATATAAACCATTAGCTTTTCTTGCTGGCTTATGTTCACCATTAGCTTGGTTAGCTGCTGGATTAAAACTTTCTGAATTGTCTATTAAAGATTCTTTAAAAAATTCAATAGCATGGCAATTTTCTTTTATAAAAACAATTTTTATTCCACTTTTAACTTTAGCTATTATTTTTGGAGTTAATCATTTCGGTATTCTCCAACTCTCTACTATTAGCTTAGGTGTTATTACGATAATGATGGCAACACCAACGGCCTCTGTTGTTATAGCTTATTCTTTAAAATATAATAAAGAGCCTCTCATAACTTCTAGTTGCTCTTTCTTATCTACTGTTTTTAGTTTAGTTACAAT